One window of Thiomicrorhabdus lithotrophica genomic DNA carries:
- a CDS encoding DUF6502 family protein, with protein sequence MTQETTTSVKEKALAKALSKMLRPLVRLLIHQDITYIGLLNLLKRTYVEVAEESFTIESKKLTDSRISLLTGIHRGDVKRIRTENCNQPTEKELKASLSSQLMSIWMGHQGYIGVNGEPSVLFRYKQDGSPSFEELVLSVSKDKHPRSILDEWLSQNLVELVVEEDLEKVQLSKASYIPQEDFEEKLFFAGKNIGSHLTTVAHNLENQVPAMFDRAVYYSDLSEESVQKLEELSHEKMMAILTELNQVASQLQEQDKQSDSAQHEMHVGAYFCHTSLQKNNASSED encoded by the coding sequence ATGACTCAAGAAACCACAACCTCAGTTAAAGAAAAAGCGCTGGCCAAAGCATTAAGTAAAATGCTAAGGCCTTTAGTGCGTTTATTAATCCATCAAGATATTACTTATATTGGTTTATTAAACCTGCTTAAGCGTACATATGTTGAGGTGGCTGAAGAGTCTTTTACTATTGAAAGTAAAAAGCTAACCGATAGCCGAATTAGTCTGCTAACAGGTATTCATCGTGGAGATGTTAAGCGCATCCGTACTGAAAACTGCAACCAACCTACAGAAAAAGAGTTGAAAGCGAGTTTGAGCTCTCAGCTAATGTCAATTTGGATGGGTCATCAGGGTTATATTGGTGTAAATGGGGAACCAAGTGTCCTATTTCGTTACAAACAAGACGGCTCTCCTTCTTTTGAAGAGCTGGTTCTTTCTGTTTCTAAAGACAAGCATCCGCGTTCAATTCTAGATGAATGGTTAAGTCAAAATTTAGTCGAATTAGTCGTTGAAGAAGATTTAGAAAAGGTACAACTCTCTAAAGCAAGCTATATTCCTCAAGAAGACTTTGAGGAGAAGCTCTTCTTTGCTGGAAAAAACATTGGTAGTCACTTAACAACCGTTGCACACAACTTAGAAAATCAAGTCCCAGCTATGTTTGACAGAGCCGTTTATTACTCTGATTTAAGTGAAGAGTCTGTTCAAAAATTAGAAGAACTCTCGCATGAAAAAATGATGGCAATTCTTACCGAATTAAACCAAGTTGCAAGCCAACTTCAAGAACAAGATAAGCAATCTGATAGTGCACAACATGAAATGCATGTTGGTGCTTATTTCTGCCACACTTCATTACAGAAAAACAACGCTAGTTCTGAAGATTAG
- a CDS encoding TonB-dependent receptor, whose product MHSNKLHLAVLAAIFSTQTSHVIANDSISELDNISITATKIERASKEVPQSVAVIDEQQIERENAMNINDVIDNIPGVQAISKNNGYDSRLIIRGAGLKAPYGVREIMVIRDGVPMTDPDSFTRFDLIDIDDMEGVEIYKGPGSIFASNASGGVVFIKSKSVFDEQQDRVKVGVGSFGSRSMNAKKSITLSENDSLAINFSRRQSDNDWRDWNDFDTTQFSLKHGHMFDDDSVLETEIAYTESNLQLPQSLNASEFEAYKDTGETTNTSSAWRKNGRYSNMLFVNSRYETTMGEYTFKPQVYFTKWGHFHPVTGMINDAQDNQVFGTDLAWNKKHELFGNSAEFLFGLTARTDIRNDGKKYEYADYSTGFGGRISEVLTDDKGTLAQVEDSQNTILGAYIQDSFSPIEKLMVDIGLRYDRVDMSIDGNEYRAYNWSTGVYEDGTGAYSYDETYHLFSPKIGLTYALNDELNIYGLVASSNQAPTESEMQATRTNAPINKELDASTSTNFEIGLKHRSKKWSTDLAVYLTKLNNEIVKVDNGDDDYYENAGETDKKGIELTTAFHINPNWSLGFSGSKTEYRYVDYLSGSDDYSGNSLRFSPDYQYSIFADWKNGPYKARIETTGVGEYYMDDANTEKYSGYSGVSHLTMGYANKGHNINLSIHNLTDERYASEVSKTIRYQGPTKIEDYYYTPGSPRNIMLSYQYKY is encoded by the coding sequence ATGCACTCAAATAAACTTCACCTGGCCGTTCTGGCTGCAATCTTCAGTACACAAACTTCACATGTAATAGCTAACGACTCAATTTCAGAATTAGATAATATCAGTATTACCGCTACAAAAATTGAGCGTGCTAGTAAAGAGGTTCCTCAAAGTGTTGCCGTTATTGATGAACAACAAATTGAGCGTGAAAACGCCATGAATATCAACGATGTCATTGACAACATTCCTGGTGTGCAAGCAATCTCTAAAAATAATGGTTATGACTCGCGTTTGATTATTCGTGGTGCAGGATTAAAAGCACCATATGGTGTACGTGAAATCATGGTAATTCGTGATGGCGTACCCATGACGGATCCTGACAGTTTTACCCGATTTGATTTGATAGATATTGATGACATGGAAGGTGTGGAAATCTATAAAGGGCCAGGCTCAATTTTTGCAAGTAACGCCAGCGGTGGCGTAGTGTTTATAAAATCTAAGTCGGTATTTGACGAACAACAAGACCGAGTTAAAGTTGGTGTTGGTTCATTTGGAAGCCGTAGTATGAATGCAAAGAAATCTATCACTCTAAGTGAAAATGATAGCCTAGCCATTAACTTTTCGCGCAGACAATCTGACAACGATTGGCGCGATTGGAATGATTTTGATACCACTCAATTCAGTCTCAAACACGGGCACATGTTTGATGACGACTCCGTATTAGAAACAGAAATAGCTTATACCGAGTCCAATTTACAACTTCCACAATCGTTAAATGCTTCAGAGTTTGAAGCCTATAAAGATACTGGCGAAACCACCAATACAAGTAGTGCCTGGCGTAAGAATGGCCGTTATTCAAACATGTTATTTGTAAATAGCCGATATGAAACAACCATGGGTGAATATACCTTTAAACCACAGGTCTATTTCACTAAATGGGGGCATTTTCATCCTGTTACAGGAATGATTAATGACGCCCAAGATAACCAAGTTTTTGGTACCGATTTAGCATGGAATAAAAAACATGAGTTATTCGGCAACTCAGCTGAATTTCTATTTGGTTTAACTGCTCGTACAGATATTCGTAATGATGGAAAAAAATATGAATATGCTGATTATTCAACAGGTTTTGGTGGCCGAATTTCAGAAGTACTGACCGATGATAAAGGAACACTAGCGCAAGTTGAAGATAGTCAAAATACCATTTTAGGTGCTTATATCCAGGATAGTTTTTCACCAATCGAGAAATTAATGGTTGATATCGGGCTACGTTATGACAGAGTAGATATGTCTATTGATGGAAATGAATATAGAGCATACAACTGGTCAACAGGAGTGTATGAAGATGGCACTGGTGCATATTCTTATGATGAAACCTATCACCTTTTTTCTCCTAAAATAGGGTTAACTTATGCACTTAATGATGAATTAAATATTTATGGACTAGTCGCCTCATCTAACCAAGCGCCTACAGAAAGTGAAATGCAGGCAACACGCACTAACGCACCAATAAATAAAGAGTTAGATGCTTCCACATCAACCAACTTTGAAATTGGTTTAAAACACCGTAGCAAAAAATGGTCTACTGACTTAGCTGTTTACCTTACTAAATTAAATAATGAAATCGTTAAAGTAGACAATGGTGATGATGATTACTATGAAAATGCAGGTGAAACTGATAAAAAAGGAATTGAACTTACAACAGCATTCCACATAAATCCAAACTGGTCATTAGGTTTCAGTGGTTCTAAAACTGAGTATCGATATGTTGACTATCTAAGTGGTAGTGATGATTATTCGGGAAATTCATTACGTTTTTCACCAGATTATCAATACAGTATATTTGCAGACTGGAAAAATGGACCGTATAAAGCTCGTATAGAAACTACTGGTGTAGGTGAATATTACATGGATGATGCAAACACAGAAAAATATTCAGGATACAGCGGTGTTTCTCATCTAACAATGGGTTATGCAAATAAAGGTCACAATATCAATTTAAGTATTCACAACTTAACTGACGAACGTTATGCCTCTGAAGTATCAAAAACTATCCGATATCAAGGTCCCACTAAAATTGAAGATTACTACTATACACCAGGTTCACCTCGTAACATTATGTTGAGCTATCAATACAAGTACTAG
- a CDS encoding M48 family metallopeptidase, with translation MKASTLLKNSVLAVVLLGLVGCTSTSTKQGTVGIKREQLLLISAAEMTQGAQIAYNSVLKEAKTAKKLNTDNAMVKRVRRIANRIIPQTAVFRDDAPNWAWEVNVLESKQLNAWCMPGGKIAFYTGIINKLKLTDAEIAAIMGHEIAHALREHGRERASEQTLTQVGLSALSIFTGVQGPALDAASMALQVTLTLPNSRTHEVEADRMGVELAARAGYNPYAAVNVWKKMDKESKGGRPPEILSTHPSHSSRIKDLTKYAKRVEPLFQKALKKAKK, from the coding sequence ATGAAAGCGTCAACTCTTTTAAAAAACAGTGTTTTAGCAGTCGTATTGCTAGGATTAGTTGGATGTACCTCCACGAGTACAAAGCAAGGTACCGTCGGGATTAAACGTGAACAACTGTTACTTATTTCTGCGGCTGAAATGACTCAAGGCGCTCAGATTGCCTATAACTCTGTTTTAAAAGAGGCTAAAACAGCCAAAAAGCTCAATACAGATAACGCCATGGTAAAACGTGTTAGACGTATAGCCAATAGAATCATTCCCCAAACAGCTGTATTTAGAGATGACGCGCCTAACTGGGCATGGGAAGTAAATGTACTCGAATCTAAGCAATTAAACGCTTGGTGCATGCCTGGTGGCAAGATTGCCTTTTATACAGGAATCATTAATAAACTGAAGTTAACTGACGCCGAAATTGCCGCTATCATGGGACATGAAATTGCCCATGCTTTACGTGAACATGGTCGTGAGAGAGCTTCTGAGCAAACATTAACTCAAGTTGGGTTATCTGCCCTTAGTATTTTTACCGGTGTGCAAGGCCCTGCTTTAGATGCCGCCTCAATGGCACTACAAGTCACCTTAACTTTACCAAATAGCCGAACCCATGAAGTTGAAGCCGATAGAATGGGAGTAGAGCTTGCAGCTAGAGCAGGTTATAACCCTTATGCAGCCGTCAATGTGTGGAAAAAGATGGATAAAGAATCTAAAGGTGGCCGACCACCGGAAATCTTAAGTACTCACCCATCTCATTCTAGCCGCATTAAAGACCTCACTAAATACGCTAAAAGAGTCGAACCTCTGTTTCAAAAGGCGCTTAAAAAAGCCAAAAAATGA
- a CDS encoding L-threonylcarbamoyladenylate synthase — MSESLLQQQLVKASSLLNQGEVIAYPTEAVYGLGCDPFNQQAVEKLFHVKQRPMEKGVILVAASVEQIQDWIELIGTEWEKNVLDSWPGPITWVLPIKKPMPDWITGGRDTVAIRVSDHPVVQQLCLVFGGPIVSTSANVTTHPPAKSCDEVRTEFEDKVYCICAELGGLDKPTQIRDAKTGRVLR, encoded by the coding sequence GTGTCAGAAAGTTTATTGCAACAACAGCTTGTTAAAGCTTCATCCTTGCTTAATCAAGGGGAAGTTATTGCTTACCCAACTGAAGCGGTGTATGGCTTAGGTTGCGATCCATTTAATCAGCAAGCAGTAGAAAAGCTGTTTCACGTGAAACAACGCCCAATGGAAAAGGGTGTGATATTGGTAGCTGCTTCTGTAGAGCAAATTCAAGATTGGATTGAGTTGATTGGTACTGAGTGGGAAAAAAACGTGCTGGATAGTTGGCCGGGCCCAATTACCTGGGTTTTGCCCATTAAAAAACCGATGCCAGACTGGATTACGGGTGGCAGAGATACGGTAGCGATTAGAGTTTCAGATCATCCTGTTGTGCAACAATTATGTTTAGTTTTTGGTGGGCCTATTGTTTCTACAAGTGCTAATGTTACCACTCACCCCCCCGCAAAGTCTTGTGATGAGGTTAGAACTGAATTTGAAGATAAAGTTTACTGCATTTGTGCTGAGCTAGGTGGTTTAGATAAGCCTACTCAAATTAGAGATGCTAAAACGGGTAGAGTACTTCGTTAA
- a CDS encoding homoserine kinase translates to MSVYTVVEENQLVAFLEDYDVGTLDSFEGISAGIENTNYFVNTIKHGQLEQFVLTIFEHHTIEELPYFLNIMAFMAEHNIPTAHPMPTHSNGYLKELCGKPAALVERLVGKTVDDPSVIQCGVMGGQLARFHMAGQNYEEIRANDRDIDWMQATFEDIKSHLSNEECQIIESEFEFQSQTDWAHLPKGVIHADLFCDNAMFNGDTLTGIIDLYYACNAPMLYDLAVMVNDWCRIHAANPAEIEFDQARVDAMLSAYQTQRSLTDTEQAAWPAALRLAALRFFLSRLKDKHIPREGEMTQIKDPDVFKRVLQLHRSS, encoded by the coding sequence ATGTCTGTCTACACAGTCGTTGAAGAAAACCAATTAGTGGCCTTTTTAGAAGATTACGATGTCGGCACTTTAGATTCTTTTGAAGGAATTAGTGCAGGGATTGAGAACACAAATTATTTTGTAAACACGATTAAACATGGTCAATTAGAACAATTTGTTTTAACGATTTTTGAACATCATACAATTGAAGAGTTACCGTACTTTTTAAATATTATGGCGTTTATGGCAGAGCACAATATTCCAACGGCTCACCCTATGCCAACCCACTCTAATGGCTACCTAAAAGAGTTATGTGGTAAACCCGCTGCTTTAGTAGAGCGTTTAGTCGGTAAAACGGTTGATGATCCATCGGTAATTCAGTGTGGCGTAATGGGTGGGCAGTTGGCTCGTTTTCATATGGCTGGCCAAAATTATGAAGAGATTCGTGCCAATGATCGTGATATTGATTGGATGCAGGCCACCTTTGAAGATATTAAGTCACACTTAAGCAATGAAGAGTGTCAGATTATTGAGTCAGAGTTTGAATTTCAGTCTCAAACGGATTGGGCACATTTACCTAAAGGCGTGATTCATGCAGACCTGTTCTGTGACAATGCGATGTTTAACGGTGATACCTTAACTGGCATAATTGACTTGTACTATGCGTGTAATGCGCCGATGTTGTACGATCTTGCTGTTATGGTAAATGACTGGTGTCGAATTCATGCAGCTAATCCAGCTGAAATTGAGTTTGATCAAGCGCGTGTTGATGCCATGTTATCTGCTTACCAAACACAGCGATCTTTAACGGATACGGAGCAAGCTGCTTGGCCAGCTGCATTACGTTTAGCCGCTTTACGTTTCTTTTTATCCCGTCTCAAAGATAAGCATATTCCAAGAGAAGGCGAAATGACACAAATTAAAGATCCAGACGTCTTTAAGCGTGTATTGCAGCTTCATCGTTCAAGTTAA
- the polA gene encoding DNA polymerase I: protein MTDSNSQISFNTESPFILVDGSSYLFRAFHAMPPLTNGKGQATGAIFGVINMLGKLIEQYQPEKMAVIFDAKGKTFRHEMYDEYKAHRPPMPDELRTQIEPIHEIVKALGLPLLVIDGVEADDVMGTFAQQATEAQHDTLISTGDKDLAQLVNEHVTLINTMNDTLSTPESVLEKFGVRPDQIIDYLALVGDSADNIPGIPKCGPKTAVKWLTSFGNIDNLIANAPMIGGKIGENLRNNLDQLALSKELTTIKLDCDLPVSLDDIQRTQPDMARLQELFTEYDLRNWLNQVMNGEVPFSKSTGAKAHSQTVQKKSSGNNSSSNSDPSTPHTEAITANAVESNYETVFTTEAFEIWVERIENSDLFALDTETTSLNTLQAKIVGLCLAVKDPENPGNQACYIPLTHDYEGAPEQLDLDMVLNRLKPILENPNVAKCGQNLKYDWHVLQNHGISLKGMQYDTMLESYSLNSVATRHNMDDLALKYLNHRTTHFEEIAGKGKKQLTFNQIEIETAAHYAAEDADITLQLHQTLWQQLEAEPTLKKVFTDIEMPLMPVLAHMERNGVLLDTDMLAVQSEEISKKLTELEQKAHLIAGEVFNLNSSKQLQVILFENLELPIIKKTPKGAPSTAEPVLAELAEQGHEMPILILEYRSLAKLKSTYTDSLPKQVDANTGRVHTSYMQAVASTGRLSSTEPNLQNIPIRSTEGRRIRQAFVTRPGYTMVAADYSQIELRIMAHLSGDAGLLTAFAEGRDIHQATAAEIFGVTLKEVTTEQRRSAKAVNFGLIYGMSAFGLAKQLNVSRGLAQEYIDLYFSRYPGVLHYMQDTKEQAKSTGYVETLLGRRLYLPDINARNGQLRQYAERTAINAPMQGTAADIIKTAMIQIEKWLQTCEFDIQMLMQVHDELVFEVAEDQLEAVKVEIKRLMESALELKVPLIVEIGQGKNWDEAH from the coding sequence ATGACCGATTCCAATTCGCAAATTTCTTTTAACACCGAAAGCCCTTTTATTTTAGTTGACGGTTCTTCTTATCTATTTAGGGCTTTTCATGCCATGCCTCCTCTAACCAACGGAAAAGGCCAGGCAACCGGTGCGATATTTGGTGTTATTAATATGCTTGGTAAACTCATTGAACAATACCAACCTGAGAAAATGGCAGTGATATTTGATGCCAAAGGTAAGACCTTTCGTCACGAGATGTATGACGAATACAAGGCTCACCGCCCTCCTATGCCTGACGAATTACGCACACAAATAGAACCCATTCATGAGATTGTGAAAGCTTTAGGCTTACCACTTTTGGTAATTGATGGCGTAGAGGCTGATGATGTAATGGGAACCTTTGCACAACAGGCAACAGAAGCGCAACACGACACTTTAATCTCCACAGGAGATAAAGATTTAGCACAGCTAGTTAATGAACACGTTACGTTAATTAATACAATGAACGACACGCTTTCTACCCCAGAAAGCGTTTTAGAAAAATTTGGTGTGCGTCCTGACCAAATTATTGATTACTTGGCACTGGTTGGTGATAGTGCTGATAATATTCCTGGGATTCCAAAATGTGGCCCCAAAACAGCGGTTAAGTGGCTAACGTCATTTGGCAATATTGATAACCTAATAGCTAATGCTCCGATGATAGGTGGAAAAATTGGCGAAAATCTTCGCAATAACCTAGACCAACTCGCTCTTTCTAAAGAACTTACAACCATTAAGTTAGATTGTGACTTGCCTGTTAGTTTAGATGATATTCAACGTACCCAACCTGATATGGCGCGTTTACAAGAGTTGTTTACCGAATACGATTTACGTAACTGGCTAAACCAAGTCATGAATGGCGAAGTGCCTTTTTCAAAATCTACTGGCGCTAAAGCACACAGTCAAACCGTTCAAAAGAAATCGAGTGGAAATAACTCTAGTTCAAATAGCGACCCAAGCACCCCCCATACTGAAGCCATTACAGCTAATGCTGTAGAATCAAATTATGAAACTGTTTTTACAACAGAGGCCTTTGAAATTTGGGTTGAGCGCATTGAAAACTCCGATCTATTTGCCCTTGATACTGAAACTACATCTTTAAATACACTACAAGCCAAGATTGTCGGCCTTTGTTTAGCCGTGAAAGACCCTGAAAATCCAGGTAACCAGGCCTGCTATATCCCACTTACTCATGATTATGAAGGCGCACCTGAGCAACTTGATTTAGACATGGTACTAAACCGACTAAAACCCATTTTAGAAAACCCTAATGTAGCTAAATGTGGTCAAAATCTCAAATATGACTGGCATGTGTTGCAAAATCACGGTATATCCCTCAAAGGGATGCAATATGACACTATGCTAGAGTCTTATAGCCTAAACAGTGTGGCTACTCGCCACAATATGGATGATTTAGCGCTTAAATACCTAAATCATCGCACCACACATTTTGAAGAGATTGCCGGTAAAGGTAAAAAACAACTTACCTTTAACCAAATTGAAATTGAAACAGCGGCACACTATGCAGCTGAAGATGCAGACATCACTTTGCAACTACACCAAACACTTTGGCAGCAATTAGAAGCAGAACCAACCCTTAAAAAGGTATTTACCGACATAGAAATGCCTTTAATGCCTGTTTTAGCTCATATGGAACGTAATGGGGTTTTACTTGATACAGATATGCTTGCTGTGCAAAGTGAAGAAATTAGCAAGAAGTTAACAGAACTCGAACAAAAGGCGCATTTAATTGCCGGAGAGGTCTTCAACCTTAACTCTTCAAAACAGTTACAAGTTATTCTGTTTGAAAACCTTGAACTACCTATTATTAAAAAGACACCAAAAGGTGCACCCTCAACCGCAGAACCGGTTTTAGCCGAACTGGCCGAACAAGGGCATGAAATGCCAATTCTTATTCTAGAATACCGCAGTTTGGCTAAGCTTAAATCGACCTATACCGATTCATTACCAAAACAAGTTGATGCAAATACTGGTCGAGTTCACACCTCTTATATGCAAGCTGTCGCCTCAACTGGACGTTTATCATCTACTGAACCAAACCTACAGAATATTCCAATCAGATCTACCGAAGGTCGTCGTATTCGTCAGGCCTTTGTTACCAGGCCTGGTTATACGATGGTGGCAGCGGATTACTCACAAATTGAACTACGGATTATGGCTCACCTTTCAGGAGACGCAGGTCTGTTAACGGCTTTTGCAGAAGGTAGAGATATTCACCAAGCTACCGCAGCTGAAATCTTTGGTGTGACTTTGAAAGAAGTTACTACCGAGCAGCGCCGTAGTGCTAAAGCCGTAAACTTCGGGTTAATTTATGGAATGTCCGCTTTTGGACTGGCCAAACAGCTCAATGTTTCACGCGGTTTAGCACAAGAATACATTGATTTATATTTCTCTCGTTATCCAGGCGTACTGCATTATATGCAAGACACTAAAGAACAAGCCAAATCCACAGGCTATGTAGAAACCTTATTAGGTCGTAGACTGTATTTGCCTGATATTAATGCTCGTAATGGACAGTTGCGTCAGTACGCTGAGCGCACAGCGATCAATGCGCCTATGCAAGGTACCGCTGCAGACATTATCAAAACCGCCATGATTCAAATTGAAAAATGGTTACAAACCTGTGAATTCGATATTCAAATGCTAATGCAAGTACACGATGAATTGGTGTTTGAAGTTGCTGAAGACCAGTTAGAAGCGGTTAAGGTTGAGATTAAACGTTTAATGGAATCTGCACTTGAATTAAAAGTGCCGCTCATTGTTGAAATTGGCCAAGGTAAAAACTGGGATGAAGCTCACTAG
- a CDS encoding 4Fe-4S binding protein, translating to MKQVERTRNKLDILGWPVIGLFFSNTKVMTTVRLIALAMMVSAIYFGLVYPTEDINPYTGAIFWSLFWPFFLILTMATLGTVFCGICPHSFVGKHLNRIGPQKPLPAWLKNRWIGFGLLLVAYWVPLYIFPDVLKTPWVSALFFLVLTLVAWVMFYLYRNMAYCSSVCPIGSVTSAFSKVGFAKLTTDQDHCDSCRSFDCTKACEWNLRPYFFEKKNSMGDCTLCMDCSQACNAVEFKLTKPSEPLWKASSAKEPMNVWIYVWLLAVISITMRFHHSLGHSSIKEQLPWVQAGNWMESIISIPLLDWVGIMALSMALISTFAIVWGSFTLSAKILNVPTKEYFQSIGQMMAPLMLIGAFSHIGSFFFIHYASDLMNAWYWLIGSAVTASPLASFRDGWVHLFGLFNYLAVIWALVILHKRLGLMEISGFKRISIWFISAGIVWFYLFLVVFRAMIPHGH from the coding sequence ATGAAACAAGTAGAAAGAACTAGAAATAAGCTCGACATACTAGGCTGGCCAGTTATTGGACTATTTTTTAGTAATACTAAAGTTATGACGACCGTTCGATTGATCGCTTTAGCGATGATGGTATCGGCTATTTATTTTGGATTAGTATACCCAACAGAAGACATCAACCCTTACACGGGGGCGATTTTTTGGTCTCTGTTTTGGCCCTTCTTCTTAATCTTAACCATGGCGACTTTAGGGACGGTTTTTTGCGGAATCTGCCCACATAGTTTTGTGGGTAAACACCTCAATAGAATTGGGCCACAAAAGCCTTTGCCTGCATGGTTAAAAAATCGTTGGATAGGGTTTGGATTATTATTGGTTGCCTATTGGGTTCCACTTTATATTTTTCCGGATGTATTAAAAACGCCCTGGGTTTCAGCTCTGTTCTTTTTAGTATTAACCTTGGTCGCTTGGGTGATGTTTTACCTATATCGCAATATGGCATACTGTAGCTCAGTATGTCCTATCGGAAGTGTAACCAGTGCCTTTAGTAAAGTTGGGTTTGCCAAGTTAACAACAGACCAAGACCACTGTGATTCATGTCGCAGCTTTGACTGTACTAAAGCCTGTGAATGGAATTTACGCCCATACTTTTTTGAAAAGAAAAACTCAATGGGTGACTGTACTCTTTGTATGGATTGTTCCCAGGCCTGTAATGCTGTGGAATTCAAACTCACTAAACCTTCTGAACCTCTATGGAAAGCTAGCTCAGCTAAAGAACCGATGAATGTTTGGATCTATGTTTGGTTATTGGCTGTAATATCAATCACTATGCGTTTTCATCACTCATTAGGTCACTCTTCAATCAAAGAACAGTTACCATGGGTGCAAGCAGGAAATTGGATGGAATCTATCATATCGATTCCATTATTGGACTGGGTAGGTATTATGGCACTTTCTATGGCCTTAATTTCTACATTCGCCATTGTGTGGGGTTCATTTACTTTAAGCGCCAAAATACTTAATGTGCCGACTAAAGAGTATTTTCAGTCAATCGGCCAAATGATGGCGCCGTTAATGTTGATTGGTGCTTTCAGCCATATTGGAAGTTTTTTCTTTATTCACTACGCTTCAGACTTGATGAATGCCTGGTACTGGCTAATCGGCTCGGCAGTCACAGCTTCGCCATTAGCAAGCTTTAGAGATGGCTGGGTGCATCTATTTGGATTGTTTAACTACCTTGCTGTTATATGGGCTTTGGTCATACTTCATAAACGCTTAGGACTAATGGAGATTTCAGGCTTCAAGAGAATAAGCATCTGGTTTATCAGTGCTGGAATTGTATGGTTTTATCTATTTCTTGTCGTATTTAGAGCTATGATTCCACACGGGCATTAG
- a CDS encoding DUF4197 domain-containing protein, whose amino-acid sequence MKILNLKKLLITSPIIITLSSLSLSAHANWWEQGADLLKGIQEAQSTSSSDSKSLPGLPTNLSTEEIQKAFKEALTKGSETVVNKLSVKDGFNADPKIHIPLPSSLKTVQSTLNQFGMGKYMDDVETKLNRAAEAATPQAKALFLDAIKDMSFDDVKKIYEGPKDSATQYLKSKTSPGIKAKMAPIVENTLNEVGAVTAYDKAISKYKDLPFVPNVKADLLEHVVNEGMNGMFYYIAQEEAAIRKDPLKQSTELLKKVFGQ is encoded by the coding sequence ATGAAAATTTTGAACCTAAAAAAGCTATTAATCACCTCGCCTATTATCATTACTTTATCTAGCCTATCATTATCAGCACACGCTAATTGGTGGGAACAAGGCGCTGACCTTTTAAAAGGTATTCAAGAAGCCCAATCAACGAGCTCTAGCGATTCTAAAAGTTTACCAGGCCTGCCAACTAACCTTTCTACTGAAGAAATTCAAAAAGCCTTTAAAGAAGCCTTAACCAAAGGGTCTGAAACGGTGGTGAATAAATTAAGTGTTAAGGACGGCTTTAATGCCGATCCTAAAATCCATATTCCGCTACCAAGTTCTTTAAAAACGGTGCAATCTACCCTTAACCAGTTTGGTATGGGCAAATACATGGATGACGTAGAAACCAAATTGAATCGCGCTGCTGAAGCCGCTACACCGCAAGCAAAGGCTCTGTTTCTAGATGCGATTAAAGACATGTCTTTTGATGATGTTAAAAAAATCTACGAAGGCCCAAAAGATTCGGCCACTCAATATTTAAAGTCTAAAACCTCACCTGGCATCAAAGCCAAAATGGCACCAATTGTCGAAAACACACTTAATGAAGTTGGCGCGGTAACCGCCTATGATAAAGCGATTAGTAAATACAAAGATTTACCTTTTGTACCGAATGTTAAAGCCGATTTGCTTGAGCATGTCGTGAACGAAGGTATGAACGGCATGTTTTATTACATCGCTCAAGAAGAAGCCGCTATCCGCAAAGACCCTCTAAAACAATCAACCGAACTATTGAAAAAAGTTTTTGGACAATAG